One stretch of Pradoshia sp. D12 DNA includes these proteins:
- a CDS encoding DinB family protein: protein MLKRHEVLFKQLADYRHELLVAVDSMNEDEVNIVPEGFRNNIRWNLGHVYLDQYLWIQHLTKEPIILPNHFNEWFGYGTSPEDWRGEVPKLDYLKRLLAVQPFMIRDLYGERLEEEYSVTESGMFTVEQVLVRTIFHEGIHLGNILALKKLVTSQEVLS, encoded by the coding sequence ATGTTAAAAAGACATGAAGTACTCTTTAAGCAATTGGCTGATTATCGGCATGAATTGTTAGTGGCGGTGGATTCGATGAATGAGGATGAGGTGAATATTGTACCTGAGGGATTTCGAAATAATATACGATGGAACCTGGGACATGTATACCTGGATCAATATTTGTGGATTCAACATTTGACAAAGGAACCAATCATCCTGCCTAATCATTTTAATGAATGGTTTGGTTATGGTACGAGCCCGGAAGATTGGAGGGGAGAGGTTCCTAAACTTGATTATTTAAAAAGACTGCTTGCTGTACAGCCTTTTATGATTCGAGATTTATATGGAGAAAGACTGGAAGAAGAATATTCTGTAACGGAATCTGGAATGTTTACAGTGGAACAAGTCCTCGTTAGAACTATTTTTCATGAAGGAATACATTTGGGGAATATTCTTGCATTGAAAAAGCTTGTTACATCTCAAGAGGTATTAAGTTAA
- the lepB gene encoding signal peptidase I: protein MKNETFSWLKSILIIVAVIMLIRTFLFTPYKVEGVSMEPTLRNQERILVSKSLVEKKYNRGDIVIIKGDNSEMFIKRIIGVAGDKIEVKNNILYINDVQKKERYLDKNRQETHEEGEKSNGDFEAILIPENEYFVMGDNRLVSMDSRNGLGLIKQDQVIGQGKYVFYPFTDLRKLD, encoded by the coding sequence ATGAAAAATGAAACATTTAGCTGGTTAAAGTCCATTCTGATCATTGTTGCTGTCATTATGTTAATCAGGACTTTCCTATTTACTCCGTATAAAGTGGAAGGAGTATCGATGGAACCTACTCTCCGCAATCAAGAGAGAATACTGGTCAGTAAATCATTAGTAGAAAAGAAATATAATAGAGGAGATATTGTCATCATTAAGGGTGATAACAGTGAAATGTTCATTAAGAGAATAATTGGTGTAGCAGGGGATAAGATTGAAGTAAAAAATAATATCCTTTATATTAATGATGTTCAGAAAAAGGAAAGATATCTGGATAAAAATCGACAAGAAACCCATGAAGAAGGCGAAAAATCAAATGGAGATTTCGAAGCGATTCTTATTCCTGAAAATGAATATTTTGTTATGGGTGATAATCGTCTTGTAAGTATGGATAGTCGCAATGGATTAGGGTTAATTAAACAGGATCAGGTTATAGGACAAGGTAAATATGTCTTTTATCCATTTACCGATTTAAGAAAACTGGACTGA